CCGTCCATCCCTGCGCCAATCTGGCGCGGCGCGACCGGATTTTCGCGCAGTTCGGACGGCTGGCCGGGGTGGGTCTTTGCCTTCCCTCAAAATCAAGCGGCGGTATTTCGGTCGCAACGGGCCGATAGCTGGGACAGCTTGCCGCTGCCGCGTACTATTCCGCTGCCGGTGCCCGCCTATGGCGACGGTGGCCTGCTGGTGGCGGGCCGGTCGAACGCCTGTCTGCGGTCGGCGGATGGGGCGGGGTTCAGCGACTATACCCCCGTGCCCGACCCTTACTACGTCAACGATTTGGCCGCGTCCGGGCGGCGCTATATCGCGGTTTGCTATGACCGCACCGGGAACAGCGGCGCCACCTGGCAGACCAGCAAATTCCTCATCCTCGACGTTCCAGGCTGACCGTCGTTCATAAGGATAGATTAACAATGCCGGTTTTAATCTCTTTCCGTACTCGTTTGGGCATATCTCGTTTACCCCCTAACTGGATATCAATCTCTCCCCTACCCAATGCTGAATGGGGGGCAACCTATTCAGCGACCCTGCTGGCAACCACCGACGCGCCACCGGTCAGCTATAGCCTGCCGTCCGGCAACTTGCCGCCGGGGCTAACACTGGTCGGGGATACGATCAGCGGCGCCCCGCGCCCGGCCCCGACCGCGCCGGTCTGGGGCACGGCGGCGGGTAGTTTAGGCAGCGCGACCCAGGGTGGCAGTTTTGCCGCCACCTTGACCGCCAGCGGAGCCGCCAGCTTTGCCGTGCGGGCCGGGCGCTTGCCCTGGGGGCTAACGCTGGATGGGGAGACGGGGGCACTCGCGGGCACGCTGGCGGTGATCGGCGGCGCGACCGACGATCCCGGCCCGCCGCCGGTCTGGGTAACCGCAGGCGGCAGCCTTGGCACGGTGCGGGAAACCTATAATGGCATCAACGAACCGGTTGCCCTTGGCCTCGCTGCAACCGGGGCGGCGGTTTACACGATAAGCGGCGGCGTGCTCCCCTGGGGCCTGACGCTCGACCGCGATACCGGCGCGCTGGCAGGCGTGGTGCGGAATATCGGCGGCGGCACCTGGGAGCCGGATACGGTTGTTACCTGGACGGCGCCGGTGGCGACGGACCTTGGCAGCTTCGCCCGGGGCACGTCGGTCGGGCCGATTCCGCAGACGGTAAGCCCTTCTGGCGTGTTCTGGATCAGCAGTGGCACGCTGCCCTGGGGGCTTACACTGACACGCGTCGGCGGCGAGATCAGCGGCACGGTCAGCAACGAGAACGAGATGGGCACATACACTTTTACGGTGGCTTGTGCTGCCAACCCAGGCTTTGCCTTCGGCACGCGCGCCTATTCGATCACCATTACATAAGGAGGGCGGTATGCCCGAAGTGTTTAATTTCACCGCCCGCGCCACGGCGGCGAGCGGGGCTTTTGCCGACCGGGATTTTTCGATCACGGTCAATAATACCCAAATCAATCGGCTGCTGGCGGTGGGCCAAAGTGGCGCGGCGCGGTCAATCAACTCGCACACGGCCTGGGTTCTCATCCCTGGGGTGAAGGGCGATAGCGCCGCCTATGGTGACCGCTGGTTGATCTGGGACCAGACGGCGGGGGTGATGTGGACGTCACCCGATGCGATCAACTTCACCAGCTTTGTGCCGACCTTGCCGGGCGGCTATAGCCGTCTTGGTTTTTTGCGCTGGCGCGATGGTGTCTGGTGGGCGATGGCGATGGCGGACCGCACGAGCCACTGGGAAACCGGTGTTGTGACCTCAATTGACGGTGGGGTTACTTGGAGCCTTGTAGGGGCAACCTTGATTGATGCCGCGTTCGGTTATTCCTTCGAGCGGTCGGAGGCCGGGGCATCGATTATGGCAACCGGAACTCAGTGGTTCCATCGGTCCGATGATGGGGCCGCTTGGATTTCGGTGCGCAGCACAGGTCAATCCTACCGGTTTCAGATCGCCCATTTGAACGGTATCTGGTTCGGGCCGGACTCGATGGGGGCCAACAGTCTGCTGGCGCGTTCGATTGATGGGCAAAGCTGGTTTGCGCAGAGCAACCCAACAGCCTTGATCAGCGGCGGCTATTATCGCGGCATGGCCTACGGCAATGGCTATATCGTCGCCTGCGCCTACACCGAGGCGGAAACGGGATTTACCACCGACGCCGGGTTAACAGTCCAGGCCGGGGCGACGCTTCCGGCTGCGTCCGGCCCCTATGATACCGAATGCCCCATCGTCTGCGTCCAGGGGCGGTTCGTGATGCTGGGCGATGCCGGGCGTACCTTCGCGGCCTCCACACCTGCTGGGCCGTGGAATGCCAGCAATCTGCCTGCCGGTCTCAATCCCTCAACGTTGGCGGTACGGCCATGATGATGGGGGATATTCATACCGTTTTAGCCGAAATCCAGGCAGGCGCACGCGAGGGGCGCGTGTGGCGTGAACGGGCGGACGCACGATTGGATCAGACNCGATGCCGGGCGTACCTTCGCGGCCTCCACACCTGCTGGGCCGTGGAATGCCAGCAATCTGCCTGCCGGTCTCAATCCCTCAACGTTGGCGGTACGGCCATGATGATGGGGGATATTCATACCGTTTTAGCCGAAATCCAGGCAGGCGCACGCGAGGGGCGCGTGTGGCGTGAACGGGCGGACGCACGATTGGATCAGACCGCAGAAAGCCTCAATCATCTCTCCCAGGCAGTCGCCGAAATCGGCACCGAGATGAAACTGCACTTGCACTATGGGCAGGAGCGGATCGACCGCCTGGAAACCCGACTGGCCAATGTCGAAACCCCAAGAGGGGCGACAACCCAGAAGGCGGCGGTAGCGGTTGGCGGCGGCGGGTTATTCGGTTGGTTGGCCGGTGGGGGATGGGATCATCTCGCCCTCTTGCTGAAAAGGATCCTGCCATGACGGGCGGCAGGCTGCCGCGCGGCATCCGCAATCATAATCCCGGCAATATTCGGCGGACGGCAACCCTCTGGCGGGGTATGAGTGTGGATCAATCCGCCGACCCCACCTTCATCGTGTTTCAGGAACCGCTGTGGGGCCTGCGCGCTCTCGGTCGGCTGCTGCGCACTTACTACGATATTTACCACTGTCGGACGGTTGCGGCGATCATCGACCGCTATGCCCCCCCGACGGAAAACGACACGGCGGCCTATCGTGCCTCTGTCGCAGCGGCGCTTCGCGTTGCAGTAGATCAACCGCTGGTCCGAGACGTGCCGACGTGGGTTGGGCTCATGCAGGCCATCGTCCGTCACGAAAACGGGGTTGGCGACTATTACTCCCCCGATCTGTATCGGTCCGCCGCTCAGATGGCGCTGGACTGATTTTCATCTTCGTCTTCAGGAGACTGACATGTCCTATCTTCTCGCGCGCTTGCAGGAGCGCAGCACTTGGCTTGGCCTTATCGCGCTGGCAACCGGTTTCGGTGTGAGCCTTGAGCCGGAAATTTCGAATGCCATCATCACCATCGGCAGCACCTTGGCTGGGGTGGTGGCGGCGCTGACGCCGGATCGTTCTTCCTAAGGAGGATGAGAGACCGATCCTGGCGAGAAAAGGTGTATGTTGTGGGCTTGGCATCTAGGCGTGCTGCCACCATCTCGCACCAGAGTGCCTTTGGTTGAAAGGATCGGTCATGCGGTCGCTTGCAGTCGTTTTGCTGGCCGGTGGATTGGCGTTTCCAGCCTCGGCCAGCGCCCCCGAACCCCAGGGGGCGGAACTTGAGTATCGCGTCTATGTCGGCGGTATCGGCGCGGCGCGCTATGCCGTGCGCTACACGGCGACGGAGGGGCGCACGGCTATCGCCCTGACCGGCCAGACCGAAGGCATGACCGATTGGTTTGCCGGGTGGCGGGCGACGCAGTTTGCCGAGGCAGACTTCGATCCCCGCGCTCTCCATATCGCGCCGCGCATCGAGTATCGGTCGGCCAGTATTTTTCGCAGCGAACCGCGCGACGTTCGCCTGTCGCTGTTTCCCGACCGGCCCGCCGATTGGTGGGCCAGCCCGGAAAAAGACGATGAGCCGCGCACGCCTATTGATGCGGCGCAGACGCGAGGGGTGTTCGACCCGCTGACCGCCAGCTTCCTCAGCCTCAGCCGGATCGGGGATAGCCAGACCTGCCCCGATCAACTGCCGGTCTTTGACGGACGGCGGCGGTTTGATGCCGTTTTCCGGCCTGCGCAATCGGAGGTGCTGAAAGCCAGCAGTTACAGTATGTTTGCTGGGCCGACCCTGGTCTGTCGGTTCGTCATCAAGCGCCTTGGCGGTTATATCATTCGCGAAACCGATTGGAACCGCCCGGAAGACCGCGAGCGACCGATCACGGTGCATCTTGCCTCGGTTCTGCCGGGGCATCCGCGCGTGCCGGTGCGGATCGAGAGCGAATTAACGCTGGGAAGCATCATCGTACATCTGGTCGCCGCCCGGGCGGTGAGCGGGGAAACGCGCATGGCTGCCTTGCCGCCGAATTAACATTGTCTCTCTGGTGTCTCTCCTTTGTCCGCGTTGATATGAGTAGCGCTTAACGCCGCTCACCGAGCTTTAGGGGGAGAGAATGAACCTGACCGATACCGCCCTGTTCCGTCAGCAAGCCTATATCAATGGCCAATGGGTTGGCGCTGATACGGGGGGCACCCTTGCCGTCGATAATCCAGCCACGGGCGTTTTGATCGGCACGGTCCCAAATATGGGGGCGGCTGAAACCCGCCGGGCGATTGAAGCGGCGGGCGCGGCCTTTCCGCTCTGGGCAGCGAAGACGGCAAAGGAACGGTCGATCATCCTCACCCGCTGGGCCGAGCTGATCGTTCAGAATGTCGATGATCTTGCCGTTCTAATGACCAGCGAGCAGGGCAAGCCACTGGCCGAAGCGCGCGGTGAAATTCTGTCGGGCGCCGCTTATATCCAATGGTTTGCCGAAGAGGGCCGCCGGGTGTATGGCGATGTCATCCCGCAGCCGCGCGGCGGTCAGCGTTTGCTGGTCGTAAAGCAGCCGGTCGGCGTCTGTGGGGCGATTACCCCGTGGAATTTTCC
The Elstera cyanobacteriorum DNA segment above includes these coding regions:
- a CDS encoding putative Ig domain-containing protein; translated protein: MPVLISFRTRLGISRLPPNWISISPLPNAEWGATYSATLLATTDAPPVSYSLPSGNLPPGLTLVGDTISGAPRPAPTAPVWGTAAGSLGSATQGGSFAATLTASGAASFAVRAGRLPWGLTLDGETGALAGTLAVIGGATDDPGPPPVWVTAGGSLGTVRETYNGINEPVALGLAATGAAVYTISGGVLPWGLTLDRDTGALAGVVRNIGGGTWEPDTVVTWTAPVATDLGSFARGTSVGPIPQTVSPSGVFWISSGTLPWGLTLTRVGGEISGTVSNENEMGTYTFTVACAANPGFAFGTRAYSITIT
- a CDS encoding DUF3108 domain-containing protein — encoded protein: MRSLAVVLLAGGLAFPASASAPEPQGAELEYRVYVGGIGAARYAVRYTATEGRTAIALTGQTEGMTDWFAGWRATQFAEADFDPRALHIAPRIEYRSASIFRSEPRDVRLSLFPDRPADWWASPEKDDEPRTPIDAAQTRGVFDPLTASFLSLSRIGDSQTCPDQLPVFDGRRRFDAVFRPAQSEVLKASSYSMFAGPTLVCRFVIKRLGGYIIRETDWNRPEDRERPITVHLASVLPGHPRVPVRIESELTLGSIIVHLVAARAVSGETRMAALPPN